The Microplitis mediator isolate UGA2020A chromosome 8, iyMicMedi2.1, whole genome shotgun sequence genome has a window encoding:
- the LOC130673950 gene encoding putative ankyrin repeat protein RF_0580, with protein sequence MDISNFEVKSLRQLVKPGVVDINTRLLWKNNGDISVLQLAIDYGDDEFIDDLLLNQVDVNLNTESYGTAVHQAVSRGDLGLVKKLVNHGADINIKSCSGDKFTALHAAVKSNQYQIAEFLIKSEADLAARIDIGGFYKWTPLDLAIFLNKIDFVELLLKYVNFYRNLDFCHSPVYLAIRVNKIPIVKLFLDRGAKVTFLNRGTFGSCLSLTFETDNLEIFKLFLNDNENLVTTTDGDDNSLIHLAVRESSRDILGFLLKNGADINVVNKHNQTALDLALVKFSENQHGDNSRNLEIIETILEHIVELCAANMYLIKKNLQAISSEEFDCYYDDCSSDVKNMKDTKIGEK encoded by the exons atggATATCAGCAATTTTGAAGTGAAAAGTCTTCGTCAATTAGTGAAACCTGGTGTCGTCGATATTAACACGCGATTACTGTGGAAAAACAACGGAGATATTAGTGTCTTGCAACTGGCAATTGATTATGGTGACGACGAATTCATTGACGATCTTTTGCTGAACCAAGTGGATGTTAATCTCAACACGGAATCGTACGGAACTGCAGTCCATCAAGCTGTCAGTCGAGGTGATCTTGGATTAGTGAAAAAACTTGTTAATCATGGTGCGGACATTAATATCAAGTCATGTAGTGGTGATAAGTTTACGGCATTGCATGCCGCAGTGAAATCAAATCAATATCAAATCGccgaatttttaataaagtcGGAAGCTGATCTCGCTGCAAGAATTGACATCGGCGGTTTTTATAAATGGACACCACTGGATTTGGCCATATTTTTGAACAAGATTGACTTCGTTGAGTTATTGCTGAAATACGTGAACTTCTACAGAAATCTCGATTTTTGCCACTCCCCTGTCTATTTGGCAATACGAGTCAACAAGATTCCTATTGTCAAACTTTTTCTCGATCGTGGGGCAAAAGTTACGTTTTTGAATCGTGGAACTTTCGGATCATGCCTTTCGCTGACTTTCGAAACAGATAATTTGGAAATATTCAAGCTATTCCTCAATGACAATGAAAATCTTGTGACGACTACTGACGGAGATGATAATTCGCTGATTCATTTGGCTGTCAGAGAAAGTAGCCGTGACATTTTGGGTTTTCTGTTGAAGAACGGTGCTGATATCAACGTCGTCAACAAACATAATCAGACAGCACTTGACTTGGCTCTTGTAAAATTCTCTGAGAACCAACACGGCGACAATAGCCGTAATTTAGAAATAATAGAAACTATTTTGGAACATATTGTTGAATTGTGTGCGGCTAATATgtatctaataaaaaaaaatctacaagcGATCAGCAGTGAAGAATTTGACTGTTATTATGACGATTGTTCAAGTGATGTAAAGAATATGAAAGACACTAAGATTGGCGAGA aatga